GAGCCTCCTGCTCGACGTGATCGCCCGGGTGCAGGAGAAGGCCGGACTGGAATGGGCGGCCGACCGCCTCACCGTCGCCCAGGAGCACGCCGCCACCGCCATCAACGAGCGGGTCGTCGCCGCGCTCGCGCACCGGGACCGGGAGGGCGAGGGCGGCGCCGGTCACCGCGGGCGGCTGACCGTCAGCTGCGTGGACGGGGAATGGCACGCCTTCCCCGCCCGGCTGGTCACCGAGGTGCTGCGCACGCGCGGTTGGCGGGTCGACTACCTCGGCGCCCAGACGCCCACACCGCACCTGATCGCCCACCTGCACCACACCGATCCGCAGGCCGTGCTGCTGTCGGGCTCCCTGCCCACCCACCTGCCGACGGCGCACACGGCCATCACCGCCTGCCGGGCCATCGGCGTCCCCGTGCTGGCCGGGGGCCGGGCCTTCGGCGCAGACGGCCGGTACGCACGGGCGCTGGGGGCCGACCGCTGGGCCGCCGACGCCCGCGGCGCGGCCGCCGTGCTCGAAGCCGGTCTCCCGCGGCCCGCACCGACGGCGGTGCGGCAGGTGATGGACGACCTGCCGCACCTGGCCGACCAGGAGTACACCCTGGTCGTCCACTCCCGCGGCCGGCTGGTGAAGCAGACCCTCGCGGACCTGGAGGAATCGTTTCCCGCCATCCGCGGCTACAGCGACGCCCAGCGGGAGCGGACCGCCGAGGACGTGGCCCACGTCATCGGCTTCCTCACCACCGCCCTCTACGTGGACGACGCCCAGGTCTTCACCGGCTTCCTCGGCTGGAGGGCCGGCATCCTCAAGGCGCGGAAGGTGCCGGCGCGCTCCCTGCTGGGCGCACTGGACTCCCTGGCCGGCCAGCTGCACGACTTCCCCCGCTCCCTGCACCTGATCCGGGACGGGACGGCCGTCCTGCGCGCCCGCTCCGCCCACCCCGCCCCCGACACCCACGGCGTATGACCGCACAGCCAATCAACGAATTCGCCCTGCGGCTCGTCGGCGAGCCGACCGCACTGACCGTGCACATCACCGGGGAGGTCGGCTACGACACCGGTGACGACCTGGTGCACGCGGTCGTCGACCACCTCGGGGGCCACCCGGGCCTGCACGAGGTGCGGCTCGACTTCCGCGACCTGACGTGGATCGACTCCTCGGGGCTCTCCGCCCTGCTGCTGGTCCACCGGCGCACCAGTGCCGCCGGAGCCGCCCTGCGCCTGGACCACCTCCCCGGCTTCCTGCAGCACCGGTTGCGTCTCACGGGCGTCCTCGACCACCTCACCGCGCCCGTGGCCCCCGCCCGCGGCGAGGACGAGGACGCCCGGCGGGCGGGCGCCACCTGACCGGGCCGCCCCGCGCCCCGGCCCGTCAGAAGGCGTACCGGACGCGCAGCCAGGGGGCGTGGGCCGCGACCAGCCCGCGCAGGACCTGCAAGGCGTCCGCCTTGACGCGGTTGCCGTAGCGGACGTTCAGCGCGCCGTTCTCCGACCGCTTGCGCTGCTGCAGGTCCGGCTGCCACAGCACGTCCTCGGCGCGGGGATGCCAGCCGAGGTTGACCTCGTGCAGGTCCTGGTTGTGGGTGAGCATGATCACCTCGGCCGCCGCCTGCCGCCTGACCCGCTCGGGCAGGACGTCGTCGAGGTGCCGCAGCAGTTCCGCCCAGGCGTCCCGCCAGCCCGGGCGCAGGACGACGGGGGAGAGGTTGAAGTGCACCTCGTACCCCGCGTCGAGGAAGTCGGCCGCGGCGGCGATCCGCTCGGTCACCGGCGAGGTGCGGATGTCCAGCAGCCGGGAGTCCTCGCCGGGCATGAGTGAGAAGCGGACACGGGTCCGGCCGCGCGGGTCGAGGGCCAGCAGGTCGGGGTTGACGAACTTGGTGGCGAAGGACGCCTTCGCGGTGGGCCACCGGCGGAACGCGTGCACCAGATCGGCGGTGTTGTCGCAGATCAGCGCGTCCACCGAGCAGTCGCCGTTCTCCCCGATGTCGTAGACCCAGGCCGAGTCGTCGCACTGGTTGGGTTCGCGCTTGGGACCTTGCCGGGTGATGTGCCGTCCCAGGTGGGCGATGATCGCCTCGATGTTCGTGAACACGGTGACGGGGTTGGCGTACCCCTTGCGGCGCGGGACGTAGCAGTAGGCGCACGCCATGGCGCACCCGTTGGACGGACCCGGGGCGATCCAGTCGGCGGACCGGCCGTTCGGCCGCGTGACCAGCGACTTCTTCTCGCCGAGGACGAGTGTCTCGCCCTTGACGCGCACCCACCGCTCCACGTTGCCCTCGTTGCCGTGCAGACCCGGGACGCGCCAGTGGGAGTCGACCTCCACGACGCGCGCGTCCGGGAACCGGGCGAGGACCTGCCGGCCGCGCGGCGAGGCCGCGGCGGCCGGCTCGGCGTAGACGGCCCGCACGGGCAGGAACCGGGCGGCGGCGGGGGAGTCGCGGAAGAGCGGGCCCGCACCGTGCGCCGGCCCGGGGCCCGGTGCCGCCGTGCCGAGCGCGTCGAGGCCGAACAGGGTGTCCGTGTCGCCGCCCGGGGCGGCTGAGGGATCCGGCATGGGTGCTCCGGTCGGGGTCTTGCGGGAGGTCCGGAAGGGGCCGGCGCCCGGTCGGGCGGGCGGGGCCGCCCTCCACTGTAGGCGCCCGCACGCCGTGGGCGCGTCCCGCGCGGACGGCGGCGCCCGCACGCCGCCGCCGGCGCGTGAGGCGGCCGACGCCTGACGTCACCGGCCCGCCGGCGCCGTGGACGTGCCCCGGACGCCTGCCCCGCCGTATCGCGGGCAGACGGGGACAAGAAGGACTCTCCGTGCCGGCTCCCCGGACGTCCGGGTGGACCGGCCCCAGCAGCGCGACGAGGAGGAACCAGTGAACGTGATGTCTCCGTGTGCCTCGGCCGTCTCGGCGACGGTGCGGGTGACCCGACCGCGGTCGACGGGGCGGACGACCGTCCGGTGCGCCTCATGACGCGCTCCCACGGCGTGCGGCGACGGCGCCGTCCCTCCCCCCTGCCGGCCCGGATCCTGCGGTGGACGCCATGGCTGTACGGGCCGTTCTTCGTGCTCACGGCCGTACTGCTGGTGTCCGCCCTCGCCACCGGGGCCCACCCCCGCACCGTGCTCGCCTACACCTTCCAGGCCATCCTGTGGGCCGCGCTCCTGACGCTGACCCGGACCGAACTGCAGCGTGACGGGCAGGGGCGACACCACCGCCCGTAGCCGTCCCGGCAGGGCGCGGCGCCCGCCCCGCCGTGAGCCCGTCGTCGCGCGTGCGTGCGAACCCGCCCGGCGGGCATACGAGCCCCACCCGACGGAAGGAGTCCGTTCCATGCTCGGCATCGTGGCGGCAGTGCTGTTCTTCATCGCGTTCCTGATCAACGCGGCCGACATCAGTACCAATGACGTCTTCTCGTCCGGCAACGTCATGCTCCTCGGCCTGACCGCGCTGGCCCTGCACGTGGCGGGGATCGGGTCCGCCTGGTCCCGCAGACGCTGACCGGCCGCACGGCGGGCGGCCGGTGACGGGATGTCACCGGTCGCCCTTTTCGCTGCCCGCGCCGGCCGGCGCGGGCGGCCGAGACCGGTGAAATTGCCGGTGCCCGTGCGGGCCCCCGCGCCGACAGTGACAGGGCCAGTCAGCCGGCGGCGCCCGTCGCGACGGCCCGGGGCACCTGTCCCGAGCCGTCATCCGCATGCCATCCGAACGGGGCGGCCCGCCACGACAGAGAGGACGACCCGTCGTGCAGCACCCGCAGCCCAGCACCGCCCCCAGCACCCCGTCCCCGGCCGCGCCCGCCACCGGCCGCCGGCGCACGGGCCGGCTCGCCGGCGCCGCCGCGGCCCTCGCCGCCGCCGTCGCGCTCACCACGCTCTCCGGTCCGGGCGCCCACGCGGCGGGCAACCCCTACGAGCGCGGCCCGGCGCCGACCAACGCGAGCATCGAGGCGCTCCGCGGCCCGTACGCCGTCTCCCAGACCACCGTCTCCCCGCTCTCCGTCACCGGCTTCGGCGGCGGGACCGTGTACTACCCGACCAGCACCGGCGACGGCACCTTCGGCGCCGTCGCCGTCTCGCCCGGCTACACCGGCACCCAGTCCTCCATCTCCTGGCTGGGCCCCCGCCTCGCCTCCCAGGGCTTCGTCGTGTTCACCATCGACACGCTCACCACGCTGGACCAGCCCGACTCCCGGGGGCGCCAGCTGCTCGCCGCGCTGGACTACCTCACCTCGGCCAGTTCGGTGCGCGGCCGGATCGACAGCAGCCGCCTCGGCGTCATGGGGCACTCCATGGGCGGCGGCGGCACCCTGGAGGCGGCCAAGTCCCGCCCGTCGCTCCAGGCGGCGATCCCGCTGACCCCGTGGAACCTGGACAAGACCTGGCCCGAGGTGCGCACGCCCACCCTGATCGTGGGCGCCGACGGCGACACGATCGCGCCCGTCGCGAGTCACGCCCAGCCCTTCTACACCACCCTGCCCTCGTCGCTGGACCGCGCCTACCTGGAGCTGAACAACGCCACCCACTTCACGCCGAACTCGTCGAACACGACGATCGCGAAGTACAGCATCTCCTGGCTGAAGCGGTTCATCGACGACGACACCCGCTACGAGCAGTTCCTGTGCCCGCTGCCGCAGCCGGGCCCGACGATCGAGGAGTACCGGGGCAACTGCCCGCACACCTCCTGACCGCACCGGGCCGCCGCGCCGGACAGTGGCGGCCGCGCCGCGCACGACGGCCGCCGGGGCCGTGCCGGCGCCCGGCCGGCGACCGCGGCCCCCCCGGGCGCCGGCACACCGCCACCTCCGCACGGGTGCGGCGAAAGCGCAGGTGGTGCGGTGACCCACCGGTCCGGGCGGCGCGGAAAACCGGCTTCCGCGCGCGTCCGGCCGTCCCTAACGTGGCGGGAATGACCGGACACACCCCCACCCGACCGGTTCCCCGGCTCCACGGCCGGGACGCCCACCTGCGCGCCGTCCAGGCCTTCCTGGACCGGCCGGCCACCGCCGACGGCGCCTCGCTCGTCATCAGCGGCGAACCCGGCCTCGGCCGTACGGCCCTGCTCGACCACGCGGCCCGGTCCTTCACCGCCGGGCCCGTGCTGCACCTGCGCACCGATCCGGCGCACACCCGGCTGCCCCACGGCGGCGTCCGCGCGCTGGTGCGCGCGGCCGGCGCGCCGGACGACCGGCCGCCCGACGGCACCCGGACCGCCGCGGCCGGCCCGGGGTGCCTGCCGGACCTCTTCCGCGGGGTCTGCGGCGGCCTGCCCCTGCTGGTGTGCGTGGACGACGCGCACCTGTGGGACCCGCCGTCCCGGGCCGCACTGCGCCGCGCGGTGCACGACCCGCACCCCGGCGTGCGGGTGGGGCTGCTCCTCTCGGTCGCCGCCGACCGCGCCCTCGCCCCCGACTTCGCCGGACTGCCGGTGACGAGCCTGGACCCGCTGGGCCCTGGGGACCTGGCCGCCCTGCTCGACGACAGCACCGGTCCGGGCACCGAACCGGCCGTGCGGGAGCGGCTGGTGGAGGCGGCGGCCGGCAACCCCGCCCTGCTGCTGGCCCTGGTCCGCCGGCTGACGCCCGCGCAGTTGCGCGGGGAGCGCGAGCTGCCCCGGCCGCTACCCGGCCCCGGGCCGCTGTCCGACGTGGCGGGCGCGGTGCTGGCCGGGCTGCCGCCGTACGCGGCGGACCTGGTGCTGGCCGTCTCCGCCGCGCTGCGCGCCTCGGACGACACGGCCGTGGACACCGGCCCGGTGCTGCGGGCGGCGGCGCGGCTGCACCCGTCCGCGCCCGCACCGGGCCGCCGGTCCGCACCGGCGCCACTCGCGCCGGTCGACGGCCGGTTCGCCTTCCACAGCGCCCTGGTCCGGGAAACGGCCTACGCCACGGCCGCGCCCGAACGACGGCGCGCGGTCCACCGGGCACTCGCCGAGGAGCTGGCGCCGGCGGACGGCACCGCGCCCGGGCTGACCGCCCTGCTGCACCGGTCGTGGGCCACCGCCGGTCCCGCGCCGCGTGGGCTGCCGGCCGAACTGGCCGCGACCGCGGCCGACCCGGCCGTCCCGGCGTCGTACCGGCTGCGCTCCGTGGCACTGGACCGGGCCGCCGAACTCACCGTCCACCCGGCGGCGGCGGCCGAGCGCCGCACGGCCGCCGCCGCACACGCGCTGACGGCCGGTCAGGCGCGGCGGGCGCTGCGGCTCGTGGAGACGGTCCTCGACCGCGCCCCGACCCCCGCCGTGCGCGGCCGCGCCGAACTGGTGCGCGGCACGGCACTGCTGCGCGACGGCTCCGCCGACGACGCGCACGCCTCCCTGCTGTGCGCCGCCTCGCTCCTGCGGCCGCACGCCCCTGCGGAGGCCGCGGCCGCCGCCCTGTCCGCGGCGGACGCCGCCTGGGCGGCGGGCGACCTGCCCGCGTGCCTGGCGGCGCTCGCCGACGGCGCCCCCCGCCCCGGGGCCGGCCCGGGACCGGCGCCCCGGACGGCGGGCGAGGGCGCCGGTCCCAAGCCACTGGACGACTACCGGCGCGGCATGAGCGCCGTGCTGGAGGCACGCTTCGACGACGCGGCCGAACCCCTGCGGCGCCTCGTGGAGCGGGCCCGGCCCGGCGGGCGGCCCGAGGAACTGGTGCGTTCGACGGCGGCCGCGCTGCTGCTCGGCGACGTCGCCGCCGCCCGCCGGGCCGGTGCCCGGGCACTGGCCGGGGCCAGGACCCTCGGATCCGCGGCGCTCGTCCCGCCGGCCCTGGAGTACCTGGCCTACGCCGAGCTGCGCGCGGGACGGCACGCGCAGGCCCGCGCGCACGCGGAGGAGGGACTGCGGGCGGCGCGGCGCGCCGGACAGCGGAACACCGCCGCCCACCACCACGCCGCCCTGGCCCTGGCCGCGTCGATCGAGGGGGAGCCGGCCGTGGTCGCCGCACACGTCCGGGCCGCGCTGGAGACGGCCCTGCGGCACGGCCTCGTCCAGGCGGCGACCCTCGCCCACTGGGCGGCGGCCCGCGCCGACCTGGGCCGGGGCCGCCCGGTGGAGGCCGCCGACCGGCTCGGCCCGCTGGTCCGCCCCGGTCCGCGGCGCGGGCACTTCGCGGTGTGGATGCTGGCCGTGCCGTGCTTCACGGAGGCCGCGGTGCTGGCCGGGCGTCCGGCGCAGGCCGCGGACGGCGTGCTGGACTTCGCGCGCTGGGCGGCCTGCGGAGCCGACCCGCACGCACCCGCCCAACTGGCCCGCTGCCGCGCCCTGCTGGCCGGTGACGACCGGGCCGACACGCTCTACCGGCGGGCGCTGGCCCTGCACGAGGAGGCGGGCGGCGACTTCGAACGGGCCCGCACCCAGCTGCTGTACGGCAAGTGGCTGCGCCGCCGGCGCCGGCTGCGGGCGGCCCGCGACCAGCTCGGGGCCGCGCTGGTGGGGTTCGAGGGCTGCGGCGCGCGGGTGTGGGCCGAACAGGCGCACGGGGAACTGCGGGCGCACGGCACGGCCCCGGGCGGCCGGCGCACGGGAGCGCTGTCCCGGCTCACCCCCCAGCAGTTGCGCATCGCGCGGTGCGTCGCCGACGGCGCCACCAACCGCGAGGTGGCCCTGGTCCTGTCCGTGAGCACCCGCACCGTCGACTACCACCTGCGGAACGTCTTCGCCGCGCTCGGCGTCCGCTCCCGCGTCGAACTGGCCCGCATGGTCGAGCAGGCCGAAAGGGGCGCCGCACACCCCTAGGCGTCGACCGGACGGTACGCCGTCCTTCCGGGCAGGAGGAGTCGGGCGGCCCCGCCCCGCGGCCCCGTCGCGCGCACGGGAGCGGTCACCGGGCGCCGCCGGGGGCCGACCTGGGGGAGCACTGCGACGCACCGGGCCGTACGGCCGCGGACGGCCCGCCCGGGACCGGCGGTCCCGCGGCCGCGCGCCCGTGCCCGGCGCAGGAACCGCTTCGGCTCGGGCACGGGGCGTCGGGGCCCGCTGGAGGAGCGC
This is a stretch of genomic DNA from Streptomyces sp. TG1A-8. It encodes these proteins:
- a CDS encoding STAS domain-containing protein: MTAQPINEFALRLVGEPTALTVHITGEVGYDTGDDLVHAVVDHLGGHPGLHEVRLDFRDLTWIDSSGLSALLLVHRRTSAAGAALRLDHLPGFLQHRLRLTGVLDHLTAPVAPARGEDEDARRAGAT
- a CDS encoding spore photoproduct lyase family protein, producing MPDPSAAPGGDTDTLFGLDALGTAAPGPGPAHGAGPLFRDSPAAARFLPVRAVYAEPAAAASPRGRQVLARFPDARVVEVDSHWRVPGLHGNEGNVERWVRVKGETLVLGEKKSLVTRPNGRSADWIAPGPSNGCAMACAYCYVPRRKGYANPVTVFTNIEAIIAHLGRHITRQGPKREPNQCDDSAWVYDIGENGDCSVDALICDNTADLVHAFRRWPTAKASFATKFVNPDLLALDPRGRTRVRFSLMPGEDSRLLDIRTSPVTERIAAAADFLDAGYEVHFNLSPVVLRPGWRDAWAELLRHLDDVLPERVRRQAAAEVIMLTHNQDLHEVNLGWHPRAEDVLWQPDLQQRKRSENGALNVRYGNRVKADALQVLRGLVAAHAPWLRVRYAF
- a CDS encoding dienelactone hydrolase family protein translates to MQHPQPSTAPSTPSPAAPATGRRRTGRLAGAAAALAAAVALTTLSGPGAHAAGNPYERGPAPTNASIEALRGPYAVSQTTVSPLSVTGFGGGTVYYPTSTGDGTFGAVAVSPGYTGTQSSISWLGPRLASQGFVVFTIDTLTTLDQPDSRGRQLLAALDYLTSASSVRGRIDSSRLGVMGHSMGGGGTLEAAKSRPSLQAAIPLTPWNLDKTWPEVRTPTLIVGADGDTIAPVASHAQPFYTTLPSSLDRAYLELNNATHFTPNSSNTTIAKYSISWLKRFIDDDTRYEQFLCPLPQPGPTIEEYRGNCPHTS
- a CDS encoding LuxR family transcriptional regulator, whose protein sequence is MTGHTPTRPVPRLHGRDAHLRAVQAFLDRPATADGASLVISGEPGLGRTALLDHAARSFTAGPVLHLRTDPAHTRLPHGGVRALVRAAGAPDDRPPDGTRTAAAGPGCLPDLFRGVCGGLPLLVCVDDAHLWDPPSRAALRRAVHDPHPGVRVGLLLSVAADRALAPDFAGLPVTSLDPLGPGDLAALLDDSTGPGTEPAVRERLVEAAAGNPALLLALVRRLTPAQLRGERELPRPLPGPGPLSDVAGAVLAGLPPYAADLVLAVSAALRASDDTAVDTGPVLRAAARLHPSAPAPGRRSAPAPLAPVDGRFAFHSALVRETAYATAAPERRRAVHRALAEELAPADGTAPGLTALLHRSWATAGPAPRGLPAELAATAADPAVPASYRLRSVALDRAAELTVHPAAAAERRTAAAAHALTAGQARRALRLVETVLDRAPTPAVRGRAELVRGTALLRDGSADDAHASLLCAASLLRPHAPAEAAAAALSAADAAWAAGDLPACLAALADGAPRPGAGPGPAPRTAGEGAGPKPLDDYRRGMSAVLEARFDDAAEPLRRLVERARPGGRPEELVRSTAAALLLGDVAAARRAGARALAGARTLGSAALVPPALEYLAYAELRAGRHAQARAHAEEGLRAARRAGQRNTAAHHHAALALAASIEGEPAVVAAHVRAALETALRHGLVQAATLAHWAAARADLGRGRPVEAADRLGPLVRPGPRRGHFAVWMLAVPCFTEAAVLAGRPAQAADGVLDFARWAACGADPHAPAQLARCRALLAGDDRADTLYRRALALHEEAGGDFERARTQLLYGKWLRRRRRLRAARDQLGAALVGFEGCGARVWAEQAHGELRAHGTAPGGRRTGALSRLTPQQLRIARCVADGATNREVALVLSVSTRTVDYHLRNVFAALGVRSRVELARMVEQAERGAAHP
- a CDS encoding B12-binding domain-containing protein (Presence of a B(12) (cobalamin)-binding domain implies dependence on cobalamin itself, in one of its several forms, or in some unusual lineages, dependence on a cobalamin-like analog.), producing the protein MTRSVTVATHRERLWEAVTAGDEYAAVDAVRDALDEGIDEESLLLDVIARVQEKAGLEWAADRLTVAQEHAATAINERVVAALAHRDREGEGGAGHRGRLTVSCVDGEWHAFPARLVTEVLRTRGWRVDYLGAQTPTPHLIAHLHHTDPQAVLLSGSLPTHLPTAHTAITACRAIGVPVLAGGRAFGADGRYARALGADRWAADARGAAAVLEAGLPRPAPTAVRQVMDDLPHLADQEYTLVVHSRGRLVKQTLADLEESFPAIRGYSDAQRERTAEDVAHVIGFLTTALYVDDAQVFTGFLGWRAGILKARKVPARSLLGALDSLAGQLHDFPRSLHLIRDGTAVLRARSAHPAPDTHGV